A genomic segment from Polyangium mundeleinium encodes:
- a CDS encoding DUF1592 domain-containing protein — translation MSFRDEPLSKTFFSRALLPAALVASLGACSEEAPPPSGGLGPRPPMPEIAAQTGAQRLTVAQYGNAIRDLFGEDINVPTSIEPDAPLDGFVTLGSSVSTISSRGVEKYEKAAFAIAEQVVADPARKASVLPCTPAGANDLDCAKKFAASLGRHVYRRPLTAAEVDRLGGVLVQAAATLGSFDKGIEFALAAMLQSPNFLYRPQVGEPDPKNPGKRRYTSLEMASKLSFFLWNSIPDEELLAAAEAGKLVEDEGLAEQVLRMIESPRAREGLRAFVTDWLHLGDLDALSKDPTIFTYYSPEVGPAAREETLRVFEHLVFELDADYRDVFLTRTTFVNPKLASMYAVPAPTDEGFGKVVFPADSPRIGLLGHISILALHSHPRSTSATLRGKFVREDLLCDGIPPPPVNVNTGLPDPSTEARTLRERIAQHNTDPTCRACHMLMDPIGLGLENFDGIGRFRMKETDAVIDPSGNLDGVPFANARELALRIHDNDKVAPCFVRKLYSYATAFEPAKEESAAINALTYDFRAAGHRVKSLLSFIAKSPGFRLSHEP, via the coding sequence AGACCGGGGCGCAGCGCCTCACGGTCGCCCAGTATGGCAATGCCATCCGCGACCTCTTCGGCGAGGACATCAACGTACCGACGTCGATCGAGCCCGACGCCCCGCTCGACGGCTTCGTGACGCTCGGCTCCTCGGTCAGCACGATTTCCTCGCGCGGCGTCGAGAAATACGAGAAGGCCGCGTTCGCGATTGCGGAGCAGGTCGTGGCGGACCCCGCGCGGAAAGCCTCGGTCCTGCCGTGTACACCCGCGGGAGCGAACGACCTCGATTGCGCGAAAAAGTTCGCCGCCTCGCTCGGGCGTCACGTCTACCGCCGGCCGCTCACCGCCGCGGAGGTCGATCGGCTGGGCGGGGTGCTCGTGCAGGCGGCGGCCACGCTCGGCAGCTTCGACAAGGGGATCGAGTTTGCCCTCGCGGCGATGCTCCAGTCGCCGAATTTCCTCTATCGCCCCCAGGTCGGCGAGCCGGATCCGAAGAACCCGGGCAAGCGCCGGTACACCAGCCTCGAAATGGCCTCGAAGCTATCGTTTTTCCTGTGGAACAGCATCCCGGACGAGGAGCTGCTCGCGGCGGCCGAGGCGGGAAAGCTCGTCGAGGACGAGGGGCTCGCGGAGCAGGTCCTGCGCATGATCGAATCGCCGCGGGCGCGGGAAGGCCTGCGGGCGTTCGTCACGGATTGGCTGCACCTCGGCGATCTCGACGCGCTCTCGAAGGATCCCACGATCTTCACCTATTACAGCCCCGAGGTCGGCCCAGCCGCGCGCGAGGAGACGCTGCGCGTCTTCGAGCACCTCGTCTTCGAACTCGACGCCGATTACCGCGACGTCTTCCTCACGCGGACGACCTTCGTCAACCCGAAACTCGCCTCTATGTACGCCGTGCCCGCGCCGACGGACGAGGGGTTCGGCAAGGTGGTGTTCCCCGCAGATTCGCCGCGCATCGGCCTCCTTGGGCACATCAGCATCCTCGCTTTGCATTCGCATCCGCGGTCCACGTCGGCCACGCTCCGCGGCAAGTTCGTCCGCGAGGATTTGCTCTGTGACGGCATTCCGCCGCCGCCCGTCAACGTGAACACGGGCTTGCCGGATCCGTCGACGGAGGCGCGGACCCTGCGCGAGCGCATCGCGCAGCACAACACCGATCCCACCTGCCGGGCTTGCCACATGCTCATGGATCCCATTGGCCTCGGCCTCGAAAACTTCGACGGGATCGGCCGTTTCCGCATGAAGGAGACCGACGCGGTCATCGATCCGTCGGGCAACCTCGACGGCGTGCCTTTCGCGAACGCGCGCGAGCTCGCCCTGCGCATTCACGACAACGACAAGGTCGCGCCTTGTTTCGTGCGCAAGCTCTACTCGTATGCGACGGCGTTCGAGCCGGCGAAGGAGGAGAGCGCCGCGATCAATGCCCTCACGTACGATTTCCGCGCGGCGGGTCATCGCGTGAAGTCGCTTCTCTCGTTCATCGCGAAGAGCCCGGGTTTCCGGCTCTCGCACGAGCCTTGA
- a CDS encoding DUF1552 domain-containing protein: MKRTKLSRRTMLRGMLGGAAVAIGLPALEIFLNANGTAYAQGDALPKRFGIFFWGNGTLPDFWVPKGTGPTWEPSPTLAPLAEVKDKVSVISGMKVYTGNTVPHFSGSAGILSGATPLSNGTELATFTQPSIDQVIAEAVGQDTRFRSLEFAVQPGGRSLSYTAPHSVNPPENSPAALFQRVFVDGFVMPGSTPMPDPRLPLRQSILDGITEEAAALQQVLGQTDKERLEKHLDGIRALEKQIEKLQQNPPSLAACMVPQKPLDAYPDVDGRPPMSEISRAMVDILVMALACDQTRVFSQWFSSPVGNPLYPGATAGHHQLTHDEAGEQPQVQSILLYIMSEFAYLVKALGAVPEGDSTLLEHCAILGTSDCSYGKSHLLEEYPILVAGSCNGALKTGLHYRSPSAENASKVLLSLARGMGMTLDSFGQGDARVTSSLTAIEV; encoded by the coding sequence ATGAAGCGGACCAAGCTCAGCCGAAGGACGATGCTCCGGGGCATGCTCGGGGGCGCGGCGGTCGCCATCGGGCTGCCGGCGCTCGAGATTTTTCTCAACGCGAACGGGACGGCCTATGCCCAAGGCGACGCCCTGCCGAAGCGATTCGGGATCTTTTTCTGGGGCAATGGCACCCTTCCCGATTTCTGGGTGCCCAAAGGAACGGGGCCGACCTGGGAGCCGTCTCCCACGCTCGCACCTCTCGCCGAGGTGAAGGACAAGGTCTCGGTCATTTCCGGCATGAAGGTGTACACCGGGAACACGGTGCCGCATTTTTCGGGATCGGCGGGCATCCTCTCGGGCGCGACGCCGCTCAGCAATGGCACCGAGCTCGCCACGTTCACGCAGCCGAGCATCGACCAGGTGATCGCCGAGGCCGTCGGGCAGGATACGCGTTTCCGCTCGCTCGAATTCGCCGTCCAGCCCGGCGGACGGAGCCTCTCGTACACCGCGCCCCATAGCGTGAACCCGCCGGAAAACTCGCCTGCGGCGCTCTTCCAGCGTGTCTTCGTGGACGGGTTCGTCATGCCGGGCAGCACGCCGATGCCGGATCCGCGGCTGCCGTTGCGGCAGAGCATCCTCGACGGGATCACGGAGGAAGCCGCCGCGCTCCAGCAGGTCCTCGGACAAACCGACAAAGAGCGCCTGGAAAAACACCTCGACGGCATCCGGGCGCTGGAGAAACAGATCGAGAAACTCCAGCAGAATCCGCCGAGCCTCGCGGCGTGTATGGTGCCGCAAAAGCCGCTCGACGCGTATCCGGACGTGGACGGTCGGCCGCCGATGTCCGAGATTTCGCGCGCGATGGTGGATATCCTCGTCATGGCGCTTGCCTGCGACCAGACGCGTGTGTTCAGCCAGTGGTTCTCGAGCCCCGTCGGCAATCCGCTTTATCCGGGGGCGACCGCCGGGCATCACCAGCTCACCCACGACGAGGCCGGTGAACAACCGCAGGTGCAGAGCATCTTGCTCTACATCATGTCCGAGTTCGCCTACCTCGTGAAGGCGCTCGGCGCCGTCCCCGAGGGCGACAGCACGCTGCTCGAACATTGCGCGATCCTCGGGACGAGTGATTGCTCGTACGGCAAATCGCACCTGCTCGAAGAGTATCCGATCCTCGTGGCGGGGAGCTGCAACGGGGCGCTCAAGACAGGGCTGCATTATCGGTCCCCGTCGGCCGAGAACGCGAGCAAGGTGCTCCTCTCGCTCGCGCGAGGGATGGGGATGACGCTGGACAGCTTCGGCCAGGGCGATGCGCGTGTGACCTCCAGCTTGACGGCGATCGAGGTATGA